In one window of Leifsonia sp. NPDC080035 DNA:
- a CDS encoding LD-carboxypeptidase, protein MTAAATAVDRLAYLDTAPLKPGDRVRFVSPSGLGSAESLERAVGYYRDWGLDVVVGEHVLDPHPRASYLAGADDARRADLVDAWLDPDTDAVVCIRGGYGAMRLLDGIDWERMRAAATRRDGRPKLLTGSSDITALHEAFRVHLGVPTLFCPMAGNDVFRDSEFVRGDVQRWLLEPWRGRELVGPRTEVLVPGTASGRFTGGNLSLLAGAMGAPESLDRPGGILFLEDVDEDTYRLDGFLVQLARSGRLGDAAAIVLGSWHNCGEPGSVRALAEELLTGLGVPVLWEQGFGHDPDALSVPLGVDGTLVAEPDAPVRLVVGEAL, encoded by the coding sequence ATGACCGCCGCCGCGACGGCGGTCGACCGGCTCGCCTACCTCGACACCGCGCCCCTGAAGCCGGGCGACCGCGTCCGCTTCGTCTCGCCGTCCGGCCTCGGCAGCGCCGAGAGCCTGGAGCGCGCGGTCGGCTACTACCGCGACTGGGGGCTGGACGTCGTCGTCGGCGAGCACGTTCTCGACCCGCATCCCCGCGCGTCCTATCTCGCCGGCGCGGACGACGCTCGGCGCGCCGACCTCGTCGACGCCTGGCTCGACCCCGACACGGACGCCGTGGTGTGCATCCGCGGCGGCTACGGCGCCATGCGCCTGCTCGACGGGATCGACTGGGAGCGGATGCGCGCGGCCGCCACCCGGCGCGACGGGCGCCCCAAGCTCCTGACCGGCTCCTCGGACATCACCGCGCTGCACGAGGCGTTCCGCGTACACCTGGGCGTGCCGACGCTGTTCTGCCCGATGGCCGGCAACGACGTCTTCCGCGACTCGGAGTTCGTCCGCGGGGACGTTCAGCGCTGGCTCCTCGAGCCGTGGCGCGGCCGCGAACTGGTCGGGCCGCGCACCGAGGTGCTCGTGCCAGGCACCGCGAGCGGCCGGTTCACCGGCGGCAACCTCAGCCTGCTGGCCGGCGCGATGGGCGCGCCCGAGTCGCTGGACCGGCCGGGCGGCATCCTCTTCCTGGAGGACGTCGACGAGGACACCTACCGGCTCGACGGCTTCCTCGTGCAGCTCGCCCGCTCGGGCCGGCTCGGCGACGCAGCAGCGATCGTGCTCGGCTCGTGGCACAACTGCGGAGAGCCGGGCTCGGTGCGCGCGCTCGCGGAGGAGCTGCTGACCGGGCTCGGCGTCCCCGTGCTGTGGGAGCAGGGCTTCGGCCACGACCCGGACGCGCTCAGCGTGCCGCTGGGTGTGGACGGGACGCTGGTCGCCGAGCCGGACGCTCCGGTCCGGCTGGTCGTGGGCGAGGCGCTCTGA
- a CDS encoding serine hydrolase, producing the protein MAVVLPELDARVRWSIRVLDARDGSVLASHTPDVVCETASIGKVFLLIEVARRLEAGELDADRRIEIPDEHRVADSGLLYRMRDQRVTVADAALLVGAVSDNLATNALLWLCGLDTVRAVAPSLGFADTSLHDFIRNERTPDLPWTPSYGTGAELAELMRRLGAGEVVSAPVSARVLEWLAADTDTSMVADALLLDPLAHVEPEYQDMVLRHKTGSTSVIRADIGHLAGPAGSVAYAVAANWKDADRDLRAPVHDAMRAIGEQLRAHVTGMARG; encoded by the coding sequence ATGGCCGTCGTGCTGCCCGAGCTGGATGCGCGCGTGCGCTGGTCGATCCGGGTGCTGGACGCGCGGGACGGCTCCGTCCTCGCCTCGCACACCCCCGACGTCGTCTGCGAGACCGCCAGCATCGGCAAGGTCTTCCTGCTGATCGAGGTCGCCCGCCGTCTGGAGGCCGGCGAGCTCGACGCCGATCGGCGCATCGAGATCCCCGACGAGCACCGGGTCGCCGACTCCGGGCTGCTGTACCGGATGCGCGACCAGCGCGTCACCGTGGCCGACGCCGCGCTGCTGGTCGGCGCGGTCAGCGACAACCTGGCGACCAACGCGCTGCTCTGGCTGTGCGGGCTGGACACCGTGCGTGCCGTCGCCCCGTCGCTCGGCTTCGCCGACACCTCGCTGCACGACTTCATCCGCAACGAACGCACCCCCGACCTGCCGTGGACGCCGTCCTACGGCACCGGCGCGGAGCTCGCCGAGCTCATGCGCCGGCTCGGCGCGGGCGAGGTGGTCTCGGCCCCCGTCAGCGCGCGGGTGCTGGAGTGGCTCGCCGCCGACACCGACACCTCGATGGTCGCCGACGCGCTGCTGCTCGACCCGCTCGCGCACGTCGAGCCCGAGTATCAGGACATGGTGTTGCGTCACAAGACCGGCAGCACCTCCGTCATCCGCGCCGACATCGGGCACCTCGCCGGGCCGGCCGGCTCCGTCGCGTACGCCGTCGCGGCGAACTGGAAGGACGCGGACCGCGACCTGCGGGCGCCGGTGCACGACGCGATGCGCGCGATCGGCGAGCAGCTGCGGGCCCATGTCACCGGGATGGCCAGGGGATGA
- a CDS encoding serine hydrolase: protein MSAGFEEAERELDGLRFSALAVDVDTGETLFEHAPDLVLDTASVGKVFLLHRLLTEVDAGTRSLEERVTRRPSEWMDNSGLWYLLQADTLSLYDVAALIGAVSDNAATNTLCRVVGLPTVQEHTRSLGYVDSALDDVVRWPLPPGAPRTLSHATAAELVRFVRRTATAADLSPASADTLQRWLGAGMDLSMVASAFGLDPLAHYLFDRDIWLWNKTGTISTVRADTGLVMSPDRRIAYAVLANWPRGTDARDRVLAVMRTAGDALRNVLAEPRPDGGAL, encoded by the coding sequence ATGAGCGCCGGGTTCGAGGAGGCGGAGCGCGAGCTCGACGGTCTCCGGTTCTCCGCGCTCGCGGTGGACGTCGACACCGGCGAGACGCTGTTCGAGCACGCGCCGGATCTGGTGCTCGACACCGCCAGCGTCGGCAAGGTGTTCCTGCTGCACCGGCTGCTCACCGAGGTGGATGCGGGCACCCGGTCGCTCGAGGAGCGTGTCACCCGGCGCCCGTCGGAGTGGATGGACAACTCCGGGCTCTGGTACCTGCTGCAGGCGGACACGCTCTCGCTGTACGACGTCGCGGCGCTGATCGGAGCCGTCAGCGACAACGCGGCGACGAACACCCTGTGCCGGGTCGTGGGGCTGCCGACCGTGCAGGAGCACACCCGGTCGCTCGGCTACGTGGACTCCGCGCTCGACGACGTCGTGCGCTGGCCGCTGCCGCCCGGCGCGCCGCGCACGCTCTCACACGCCACGGCGGCGGAGCTGGTGCGCTTCGTCCGGCGGACGGCGACGGCCGCCGACCTGAGCCCGGCCTCCGCCGACACCCTGCAGCGCTGGCTCGGGGCCGGGATGGATCTGTCGATGGTCGCGTCCGCGTTCGGGCTCGACCCGCTGGCCCATTACCTCTTCGACCGCGACATCTGGCTGTGGAACAAGACCGGCACGATCTCGACCGTCCGCGCGGACACCGGCCTCGTCATGTCCCCGGACCGCCGGATCGCCTACGCGGTGCTCGCGAACTGGCCGCGCGGGACGGACGCCCGCGACCGCGTCCTGGCGGTCATGCGGACTGCGGGCGACGCGTTACGGAACGTGCTCGCCGAACCTCGCCCGGACGGAGGCGCCCTGTGA
- a CDS encoding SIS domain-containing protein, which translates to MSSERRDVNAVELGSPHERYDARVQRRSALVLKRRVIEQEREQLAHALDWAAEDPAFERTAALIVAARRRFVLGAAKSFTYASLIAMDLSAGLANVVLIDGTIVRPLDVLSDVRSSDVLVAFSLARYRKYTVDIAELFKKAGGTLVVITDTPDAPLVSIADECLIVDTASASFANSPTSVALVIHILTTLTTASAKGAGRRLLERDRLAEDLGLYLDE; encoded by the coding sequence ATGTCCTCCGAGAGGCGAGATGTGAACGCCGTCGAACTGGGAAGCCCGCACGAGCGGTACGACGCCCGCGTGCAGCGCCGGTCGGCGCTCGTCCTGAAGCGCCGGGTGATCGAGCAGGAGCGCGAGCAGCTGGCGCACGCGCTGGACTGGGCGGCGGAGGATCCCGCGTTCGAGCGCACCGCTGCACTGATCGTGGCCGCACGGCGCCGGTTCGTGCTCGGCGCCGCGAAGTCGTTCACCTACGCATCCCTGATCGCGATGGACCTGAGCGCGGGCCTCGCCAATGTCGTCCTCATCGACGGCACGATCGTGCGCCCGCTCGACGTGCTCAGCGACGTGCGCTCGAGCGACGTGCTCGTGGCGTTCTCCCTCGCCCGCTACCGCAAGTACACGGTCGACATCGCCGAGCTCTTCAAGAAGGCCGGCGGGACGCTCGTCGTCATCACCGACACCCCGGACGCCCCGCTGGTCTCGATCGCCGACGAGTGCCTGATCGTGGACACGGCGAGCGCGTCGTTCGCCAACTCGCCCACCTCGGTCGCCCTCGTCATCCACATCCTCACCACGCTGACGACGGCGAGCGCGAAGGGCGCAGGGCGGCGCCTCCTGGAACGGGACCGGCTGGCCGAGGACCTCGGCCTCTACCTCGACGAGTAG
- a CDS encoding LysR family transcriptional regulator: MEIRQLDAFLAAARSGSVSAAARELYVSQPALSRRLAALEAEVGMPLFARTSAGLVLNRAGLRFLPIAHDIHDRLSQGLSVMASLPTGVPDLVVVCPHAQAHIVLAPFIAETGAPIGDVRGYLPAEVYDQLARNNADVAVNTLGPPPGFGRLRLIDAPILVQVPAGHSWAGRETIELAEVVRERVIVQRVGSEVRHVVDQAILDADLAFERAAEASSGPVAQALVAAGRGIAVVVEPPSFGLPSARLVRDGVDVTIPIWASWDPHHYAEAAIRETMERLSAWLGTSLGLGA; the protein is encoded by the coding sequence ATGGAGATCCGCCAGCTCGACGCGTTCCTCGCCGCCGCCCGATCCGGGTCGGTGAGCGCGGCCGCCCGCGAGCTCTACGTGTCCCAGCCCGCCCTCTCCCGGCGACTCGCCGCCCTCGAGGCCGAGGTCGGGATGCCGCTGTTCGCCCGCACCAGTGCGGGCCTGGTGCTCAACCGCGCCGGCCTGCGCTTCCTGCCGATCGCGCACGACATCCACGACCGGCTCTCGCAGGGACTCTCCGTGATGGCGTCGCTGCCCACCGGCGTGCCCGACCTCGTGGTGGTGTGCCCGCACGCTCAGGCGCACATCGTGCTCGCGCCGTTCATCGCCGAGACCGGGGCTCCGATCGGAGACGTCCGCGGCTACCTGCCCGCCGAGGTGTACGACCAGCTGGCCCGCAACAACGCCGACGTCGCCGTCAACACGCTCGGTCCTCCGCCCGGCTTCGGCCGGCTGCGCCTGATCGACGCGCCCATCCTCGTGCAGGTCCCCGCAGGACACTCGTGGGCGGGACGGGAGACGATCGAGCTCGCCGAGGTGGTGCGCGAGCGCGTCATCGTGCAGCGGGTCGGGAGCGAGGTGCGGCACGTGGTCGACCAGGCGATCCTGGACGCCGATCTCGCCTTCGAGCGGGCAGCAGAGGCGTCCAGCGGACCGGTGGCGCAGGCACTCGTCGCCGCGGGACGCGGGATCGCCGTGGTCGTCGAGCCGCCGTCGTTCGGCCTGCCCTCCGCCCGGCTCGTGCGCGACGGAGTGGACGTCACCATCCCGATCTGGGCGAGCTGGGACCCGCACCACTACGCGGAGGCGGCCATCCGCGAGACGATGGAGCGCCTCTCCGCCTGGCTCGGCACGAGCCTCGGGCTCGGCGCCTGA
- a CDS encoding MFS transporter has translation MTVSAPSTPSARSQQTRATAGAFVGTAIEWYDFYVFGTAAALVFGRVFYPEIAPGAGILASFATFWVGFLARPLGGLVFGHFGDRIGRKRVLVITLLMMGTATTLIGVLPGYATIGAAAPILLVLLRALQGFAVGGEWGGAVLLATESAPQKKKGLAGAWVQQGSPAGSILATVAFLLVGLLPDEQFLAWGWRIPFLISAVLVVVGLIVRMVVNESQEFLDTKASRVVVKMPLVEVFRTAPGVVLLGIAASITGIAMAYFTNTFLLA, from the coding sequence ATGACAGTTTCTGCACCCTCCACCCCGAGCGCCCGGTCCCAGCAGACCCGCGCGACCGCCGGCGCCTTCGTCGGCACCGCCATCGAGTGGTACGACTTCTACGTGTTCGGCACCGCCGCCGCGCTCGTCTTCGGCCGCGTCTTCTACCCGGAGATCGCTCCGGGCGCCGGCATCCTGGCCTCGTTCGCCACCTTCTGGGTCGGGTTCCTGGCCCGGCCGCTCGGCGGTCTCGTCTTCGGCCACTTCGGCGACCGGATCGGCCGCAAGCGTGTGCTCGTCATCACTCTGCTGATGATGGGCACCGCCACGACGCTGATCGGCGTGCTGCCGGGCTACGCCACGATCGGGGCGGCGGCACCCATCCTGCTCGTGCTGCTGCGCGCCCTGCAGGGCTTCGCCGTAGGCGGGGAGTGGGGCGGCGCCGTGCTGCTGGCGACCGAGAGTGCACCGCAGAAGAAGAAGGGCCTCGCCGGCGCGTGGGTGCAGCAGGGCTCTCCGGCCGGCTCCATCCTCGCCACCGTCGCTTTCCTGCTCGTCGGGCTGCTTCCCGACGAGCAGTTCCTGGCCTGGGGCTGGCGCATCCCGTTCCTGATCTCGGCCGTGCTCGTCGTCGTGGGTCTGATCGTGCGCATGGTCGTGAACGAGTCGCAGGAGTTCCTGGACACGAAGGCCTCGCGCGTCGTGGTGAAGATGCCGCTCGTCGAGGTGTTCCGCACCGCGCCTGGCGTCGTGCTGCTCGGCATCGCCGCGTCGATCACCGGCATCGCGATGGCCTACTTCACGAACACCTTCCTGCTCGCCTGA
- a CDS encoding amidohydrolase, whose protein sequence is MRVDAIYRGRFWTGDPAHPEASAVAVHFGRILAVDDLAGLEAAVEVDFGGSRVVPGLHDAHHHLGLTGNRLASVDVRPGVVDSLATLYDVLRTAAAALPAGAWVKASGYDQNAFGGEHPTAEDLDRVTGGRPCLIEHVSGHMVVANTAAFAAAGYPDSRDYPDAPGGRVFRDAAGRPLGLLQENAMNAVRNVASRLTDAEIARNLRLASDQALSYGLTSVTEPGVVVDGAINRGGVAMHHYLNAVAAGDIRPRMTVMPFHSTLHRLDEGPADWQTLDWGVRTGLGDDRLRIGPVKIVSDGSLIGRSAAVHECYCGEPENLGVLQLTPEELRDALLAYHRAGWTVATHAIGDRAIDHVLDAIAEAQAELPRVVRHRIEHFAIASDEQVRRCAELGVIPVPQGVFISDFGDGILDAIGPERSAGTYRMRSLLEAGMVVPGSTDSPVSDANPLVSIHDLVNRRTASGADFAPHERVSVAEAFAAYTFGSAYAAGVEGDRGRIVPGQQADFAVLDQDALAIDPAGIRDTRVMGTVIGGELVWERAAAPAVSDGQPPRLR, encoded by the coding sequence ATGCGCGTCGACGCCATCTACCGGGGACGATTCTGGACCGGGGATCCCGCCCATCCCGAAGCGAGTGCCGTCGCGGTGCACTTCGGCCGCATCCTCGCGGTGGACGACCTGGCCGGACTGGAGGCCGCCGTCGAGGTCGACTTCGGCGGGTCCCGCGTCGTCCCCGGTCTGCACGACGCCCACCACCACCTCGGGCTGACCGGCAACCGACTGGCGTCGGTGGATGTGCGCCCCGGCGTCGTCGACTCCCTGGCCACGCTCTACGACGTACTGCGGACGGCGGCGGCCGCGCTCCCGGCCGGCGCCTGGGTGAAGGCGAGCGGCTACGACCAGAACGCGTTCGGCGGTGAGCATCCGACGGCCGAGGACCTGGACCGCGTGACCGGCGGCCGGCCCTGCCTGATCGAGCACGTCTCGGGGCACATGGTCGTGGCGAACACCGCCGCGTTCGCCGCTGCCGGCTACCCGGACAGCCGGGACTACCCGGACGCCCCCGGCGGCCGGGTCTTCCGCGACGCCGCCGGTCGCCCGCTCGGGCTGCTGCAGGAGAACGCCATGAACGCGGTGCGCAATGTCGCGTCCCGGCTCACCGACGCGGAGATCGCCCGCAACCTGCGCCTCGCGAGCGACCAGGCCCTCTCCTACGGGCTCACGAGCGTGACCGAGCCCGGCGTCGTCGTGGACGGCGCGATCAACCGCGGCGGCGTCGCGATGCACCACTACCTGAACGCGGTCGCGGCCGGCGACATCCGACCGCGGATGACCGTGATGCCGTTCCACTCGACGCTGCACCGGCTCGACGAGGGTCCCGCCGACTGGCAGACCCTCGACTGGGGCGTCCGGACCGGGCTCGGCGACGACCGACTCCGCATCGGACCGGTGAAGATCGTCAGCGACGGCTCCCTCATCGGCCGCTCCGCCGCCGTGCACGAGTGCTACTGCGGAGAGCCGGAGAACCTCGGCGTGCTGCAGCTGACCCCGGAGGAGCTGCGGGACGCGCTGCTCGCCTACCACCGCGCCGGCTGGACGGTCGCCACGCACGCGATCGGCGACCGCGCGATCGACCACGTGCTCGACGCGATCGCCGAGGCGCAGGCCGAGCTGCCCCGGGTCGTCCGGCACCGCATCGAGCACTTCGCCATCGCGAGCGACGAGCAGGTGCGCCGCTGTGCCGAGCTGGGCGTCATCCCGGTGCCCCAGGGCGTGTTCATCTCCGATTTCGGCGACGGCATCCTCGACGCCATCGGTCCCGAGCGCTCGGCGGGCACGTACCGGATGCGATCCCTGCTGGAGGCGGGGATGGTCGTCCCCGGCTCCACGGACTCCCCGGTCTCGGACGCGAACCCGCTCGTCAGCATCCACGACCTGGTCAACCGGCGGACGGCCTCCGGAGCGGACTTCGCTCCGCACGAGCGGGTGAGCGTCGCCGAGGCGTTCGCCGCGTACACGTTCGGCTCCGCCTACGCGGCGGGCGTGGAGGGCGACCGCGGCCGCATCGTCCCCGGCCAGCAGGCGGACTTCGCGGTGCTGGATCAGGACGCGCTCGCCATCGACCCGGCGGGCATCCGCGATACCCGCGTGATGGGTACCGTCATCGGCGGCGAACTGGTGTGGGAGCGCGCCGCGGCGCCGGCCGTCTCGGATGGGCAGCCGCCTCGGCTCCGCTAG
- a CDS encoding epoxide hydrolase: MQIRPFTVSVPERDLEDLSARIARTRWPEPATAPGFTQGVPLPVMREVAAYWQEGYDWRRLEAELAAIPQHIARVDGLDIHLVHARSSRTDAVPLVLTHGWPGSFLEFLDVLPLLTDPPDRGRAFHVVIPSLPGYGFSGRPEHAGWGIERIAAAWLTLMDGLGYERFVAAGGDWGTSISTMIAAQAPHRVLGLHLTPPLVAPDPATLADPTDEERAALDALERSAEGSAYSALHASRPQTLGYLLLDSPVGQAAWILEKFAAWSDIRPGETLFDVIARDRVLDDITLYWLTGTGASSTRLYAESIETVSGWFREGTDDRIDVPLGAAVYRDTPAPSRRWAERRFPDIRYWSRPERGGHFAALEQPRIYARELRASVDAILGRRATG; the protein is encoded by the coding sequence ATGCAGATCCGGCCGTTCACCGTCTCCGTGCCCGAGCGCGACCTCGAGGACCTGAGTGCCCGCATCGCCCGCACCCGCTGGCCGGAGCCCGCCACCGCGCCCGGCTTCACCCAGGGCGTTCCGCTCCCGGTGATGCGGGAGGTGGCCGCGTACTGGCAGGAGGGCTACGACTGGCGGCGCCTGGAGGCCGAGCTCGCCGCCATCCCGCAGCACATCGCCCGAGTGGACGGTCTCGACATCCACCTGGTGCACGCCCGGTCGTCGCGGACGGATGCGGTCCCCCTGGTCCTGACGCACGGCTGGCCCGGCTCGTTCCTCGAGTTCCTGGACGTGCTGCCGCTGCTCACCGACCCGCCGGACAGAGGGCGCGCGTTCCACGTCGTGATCCCCTCGCTTCCCGGCTACGGGTTCAGCGGCAGACCAGAGCACGCCGGCTGGGGGATCGAGCGGATCGCCGCGGCCTGGCTGACGCTGATGGACGGCCTCGGCTACGAGCGCTTCGTCGCGGCGGGCGGCGACTGGGGCACGAGCATCAGCACGATGATCGCCGCCCAGGCGCCGCACCGGGTGCTCGGTCTGCACCTGACGCCGCCGCTTGTCGCGCCCGACCCGGCGACGCTCGCGGACCCGACGGACGAGGAGCGGGCCGCCCTCGACGCGCTGGAACGGTCGGCCGAGGGCAGCGCGTACTCGGCGCTGCACGCATCCCGTCCGCAGACGCTCGGCTACCTCCTGCTCGACTCGCCCGTCGGGCAGGCCGCCTGGATCCTGGAGAAGTTCGCGGCCTGGTCCGATATCCGCCCGGGCGAGACGCTGTTCGACGTGATCGCGCGCGACCGCGTCCTCGATGACATCACGCTGTACTGGCTCACGGGCACGGGCGCGTCGTCCACGCGTCTGTACGCCGAGAGCATCGAGACCGTGAGCGGCTGGTTCCGGGAGGGCACCGACGACAGGATCGACGTCCCGCTCGGCGCGGCCGTCTACCGGGACACGCCAGCGCCGTCCCGCCGCTGGGCTGAGCGCCGGTTCCCGGACATCCGGTACTGGAGCAGGCCGGAGCGCGGCGGCCACTTCGCCGCCCTGGAGCAGCCGCGGATCTACGCGCGCGAGCTGCGCGCGTCCGTCGACGCCATCCTGGGGCGACGCGCCACCGGCTGA
- a CDS encoding cytoplasmic protein, with product MDDDDPVVSNPDHYALLWENDRVRVLEYRDAPGDETTPHHHPDSVMVTLTSFSRRLDAGGRSRDVTLAAEQAVWLPEQSHTGRNTGDSPTHTIIVELKESSPHPQADGDALGPEHT from the coding sequence GTGGACGACGACGACCCGGTCGTGAGCAATCCCGACCATTACGCACTCCTCTGGGAGAACGATCGCGTGCGCGTGCTCGAGTACCGGGACGCGCCCGGCGACGAGACGACACCGCACCACCATCCCGACTCGGTGATGGTCACCCTCACCTCGTTCTCGCGACGGCTGGATGCGGGCGGCCGGAGCAGGGACGTCACGCTCGCCGCCGAGCAGGCCGTCTGGCTCCCGGAGCAGTCGCACACCGGACGCAACACCGGGGACAGCCCGACGCACACGATCATCGTCGAGCTGAAGGAGTCGTCGCCGCACCCGCAGGCCGACGGGGACGCCCTCGGTCCGGAGCACACGTGA
- a CDS encoding MarR family transcriptional regulator, with amino-acid sequence MTPSDASTPERQLLAALTLLVADWASVATQEAIARRAGVDVDPVDVQPLYALGQLGPQRASALADTLRLSRPTMSKQLRRLTDAGFLDRAPDPDDARASIVALSQKGAAAYDRLVHEGVVIVRAALAEWDAAGTDAFARDLSRFVAALAVEGGTGRQPRTAESAVPEEKR; translated from the coding sequence GTGACCCCGTCGGATGCCTCGACCCCCGAACGCCAGCTGCTCGCGGCGCTCACCCTGCTCGTCGCCGACTGGGCGTCCGTGGCGACGCAGGAGGCGATCGCCCGCCGCGCCGGCGTGGATGTCGACCCGGTGGACGTGCAGCCGCTCTATGCGCTCGGCCAGCTCGGCCCGCAGCGCGCCAGCGCCCTCGCCGACACCCTGCGGCTCAGCCGCCCGACCATGAGCAAACAGCTGCGCCGGCTCACGGACGCCGGCTTCCTGGACCGCGCTCCGGACCCCGACGACGCACGCGCCTCCATCGTCGCGCTGTCGCAGAAGGGAGCGGCAGCATACGACCGCCTGGTGCACGAGGGCGTCGTGATCGTGCGGGCCGCGCTCGCCGAGTGGGATGCCGCAGGCACCGACGCGTTCGCCCGCGATCTCTCCCGTTTCGTCGCCGCGCTCGCCGTCGAGGGCGGGACGGGAAGACAGCCACGCACGGCCGAATCCGCCGTGCCGGAAGAGAAGAGGTAG
- a CDS encoding SDR family NAD(P)-dependent oxidoreductase, protein MARTYVVTGSASGIGATTTRMLTERGERVIGIDLKNADVEADLSVAEGRRDAAARAIELAGGSIDAVIACAGISAPIPKTISVNFFGVTELLVELLPALARSEAPRAAVVSSMASLQTNSREMVEAALAGDEAGALAIAETLTAQGPEVGYLVYPSSKRALARWVRRESITPAWAGAGIPLNAVAPGTVITPMTADLLKTTEGAAMVDASVPMPLNYHQPPESIAALLIWLTSVENTHMAGQVIYDDGGADASLRGDDIWSWNDRTE, encoded by the coding sequence ATGGCCCGCACCTACGTGGTCACCGGATCCGCATCGGGGATCGGGGCGACGACGACTCGCATGCTGACCGAGCGCGGAGAGCGCGTTATCGGCATCGATCTGAAGAACGCCGACGTCGAGGCCGACCTGTCCGTCGCGGAAGGGCGGCGGGATGCAGCGGCCCGCGCGATCGAGCTCGCCGGCGGCAGCATCGACGCGGTGATCGCCTGCGCGGGCATCTCCGCGCCCATCCCGAAGACCATCTCGGTGAACTTCTTCGGCGTGACCGAGCTGCTGGTCGAACTGCTGCCCGCCCTCGCCCGCTCCGAGGCGCCGCGCGCCGCGGTCGTCTCCTCGATGGCGTCCCTGCAGACGAACTCGCGGGAGATGGTGGAGGCCGCGCTCGCGGGCGACGAGGCCGGAGCGCTGGCCATCGCGGAGACCCTCACCGCGCAGGGCCCCGAGGTCGGCTACCTCGTCTACCCGTCCTCGAAGCGCGCCCTCGCGCGCTGGGTGCGGCGCGAGTCGATCACTCCGGCGTGGGCGGGCGCGGGCATCCCGCTCAACGCCGTCGCGCCCGGCACGGTCATCACGCCGATGACCGCCGACCTCCTGAAGACGACGGAGGGTGCCGCGATGGTCGACGCCAGCGTGCCGATGCCGCTGAACTACCACCAGCCCCCGGAGTCGATCGCCGCCCTGCTGATCTGGCTGACCAGCGTCGAGAACACGCACATGGCCGGTCAGGTGATCTACGACGACGGCGGCGCCGACGCGTCGCTGCGCGGCGACGACATCTGGTCCTGGAACGACCGCACCGAGTAG